The Rhizobium grahamii DNA window AGCAACGCGTTGAGAGCGCCGATTGCCGGCGTCCTCCGTCAGTGGCTGGTGGACGATGGTGCTGAAGTCGCCAAGGGCGACCCAGTGGCGGTCATCGAAGCCATGAAGATGGAGACACGGATCATCGCGGAGCGCTCGGGGCGGATCAGCCTGCTGGCGGAGGTCGGAGCCTTCGTCGAACCGGACGCCGATTTGGCGATGATCCAATAAGCGCTCATCGAACCCTAGTACGAGTGGAGAAACAGATTTGAAGCCGCAAGCCATAACGCCGACCCCGATTGACGCGGATGCCCGCAAGTCTATCGCACCGGTTATCTGCTACCCGGTCGAGACGCTGCCGCGTCCTGACCTGCGCGCCTATCAGGCCGTTCGCGACGATCTCGAGCTCGTCGACCGTGTTACGGTTCCTGCTCGCGATGCCGCAACCTGGATCGTTCCGGCCGGCCATTTCTGCCGGCTTCGATGCGAGGAAGGGCCGCAGGTCGGCGATCTCAACCTGTTCAACGCGAACGATATCAGCGAGCGCCTCTACACCGGCAAAACGCGGGCCCTGAACGGCACGCATGTCGGGCTAGGCGACCAGCTTTTCTCCAATTTCCCCTATATGCGACCGATCGCGACCATTACCCACGATACGCTCGATTGGTACGGCTTCGACGAGTTCGGCGGTTCCGTCCATGATGTAATCGGTACGCGCTGCGACCCCTATACCCATAATTTGCTCAGCCATGGTGGTCAGTATCATCATTGCTGCCACTCAAATCTCACGCGCGCAGTTGCGCGACACCTGGACATGCCGCTGACGCAGGCGGAACAGCATGTTCACGACGTCCTGAACGTCTTCATGTGCACCGGTTTCACGCGCGATACCGGGCAATACTTCATGAAGGCAAGCCCTGTTCGGCCGGGAGACTACCTGGAGTTCTTTGCCGAGATAGACCTGCTGGGTTGCATGTCCGCGTGCCCGGGCGGCGACTGCTCCGCGCAGCATTCGTCCGATGTGGCGCAATGCTACCCACTTGAGGTCGAAGTGCTCCGCCCCCGCCGCGTGCCCGAAGGCTGGGCTCCGCCCGCGATTAACGGCTATGACCGGACCCATGGCGCCTAACGCCCATGCTGCCACGCGATTTCCGTATGGTTTGAGGCTAGCCAAGGAAAGAGAATGAATCACACTTAGGTATAGGTGCGATTGCTCCATCGAGCGGATAAGGTCTCGCCAAAATAGACTGGGGGAACAATGTCTATAACGGCAACCATATTTCGCTCACGCGATATCGACGGTGGAGCCCACCATCGCGCATTCGGCCTGGTGGCGATTGTGCTCGCGATGGCGGTTTTCTACGTCGATACCTATACTGACATCGAAGGCGCTATTGCCGTTCTATACGTCGTTACGATGCTGCTTGCCGCGCAGGCCACAACCCGCATTGGCTTGATTGGGCTCGCTTCCGTGTGCGCGGCATTGACCCTGATATCATACGGCATGACGCATGGTGACGACGCGGACCTTCAGTCCACGGTCCGCCTCGTCGTCGCCCTAGCTGCTCTGGGTGTCACGACCGTGCTCCTGTTGAAGACGGAGGCAGCGCGGCTGACGCTCCTGTCGGCAAACTCGGCCCTCAAGGAGAGCGAGGCGAGATATCGATCGATCTTCGACCGCACGCGCGTTGCCCTTTGGGAGCGCGATTACTCGAAGCTGCGAAGCTATCTGATGGATGTCCGGGCGCAGGGTATCACGGACCTCAAGGCCTACGGGCGAACCAATCCCGCCATGGTTGACTACTGCGTGGGACTGATCCGCGTCGTCGCTGCCAACGAAGCGGCTCGCGAGATGCTGGGGCGCGATCCGTGGGTGTCGGGGCTTTGAGCCGCTCGATCATACCCGGGCAGGAGCGTTTCCTGGAAGTCTTGCAGGCGATCATGGACGGAGCCCCGGTCTTTGAAGACAAGGTAGAGATTCGGGCCGACAATGGCGAAGAGAAGCTTGTTCTTCTCAGCATCAGCTTTCCCGAAGATCCCGCAGCCTTCAACCGCGTCGTCGTGAGCATGGTCGATGTGACCCAACGTGAAATGGAACTGAAGGCACTGGCCGAAGCGCAGGCCGAGTTGACCAAGGCCTCGAAGGCGGCAACCGTCGGTGCCATGTCCGCATCGCTCGCACACGAACTCAACCAGCCGCTCGGTGCGATCGTCGTCAATTCGCAAACGCTGCTGAGGTGGCTCGACCGCGACCCTCCGGACCTGGCGGCTGTCCGGCGTTCGGCTGAACGCATGATCCGCGACAGCCAGCGTGCGAGCGAGATCATCCAGAACACGCGAAACCTGCTTTCGCCGTCCAACAACAAGCTTGAGGATGTCAGCGTCGAAGGGCTCATCGATGAGACCATGGCGTTGATGGAACACGAGCTCCAGCGGAGTGGTACAACGCTGTTGATGGAGACATCCTCTCGTCTGCCCTCCGTCTCTGCCGTGAAAATCGAGCTGCAACAGGTGCTTATCAACCTGATCACCAACGCCATTCAGGCGATGGACGAAGCGGCAAGTCCGGAACGCACGATCACCATCGCCGCGGAGCGTCCCGATGTCGAGCATGTCTGCGTGGCGGTGCGTGACACCGGGCCAGGCATCACCGATGATGCCAAGGAAAAGCTGTTCGCGCCGTTCTTCACGACTAAGGAAACAGGAATGGGCATGGGTCTGTCCATTTGCCGCACGACTTTGGAAGCGCGTGGCGGAACGCTGGATGGAAACAATCATCCCGAGGGTGGCGCGGTCTTCGAAATGCGCCTGCTGATCAA harbors:
- a CDS encoding urea carboxylase-associated family protein; protein product: MKPQAITPTPIDADARKSIAPVICYPVETLPRPDLRAYQAVRDDLELVDRVTVPARDAATWIVPAGHFCRLRCEEGPQVGDLNLFNANDISERLYTGKTRALNGTHVGLGDQLFSNFPYMRPIATITHDTLDWYGFDEFGGSVHDVIGTRCDPYTHNLLSHGGQYHHCCHSNLTRAVARHLDMPLTQAEQHVHDVLNVFMCTGFTRDTGQYFMKASPVRPGDYLEFFAEIDLLGCMSACPGGDCSAQHSSDVAQCYPLEVEVLRPRRVPEGWAPPAINGYDRTHGA
- a CDS encoding sensor histidine kinase — protein: MSRSIIPGQERFLEVLQAIMDGAPVFEDKVEIRADNGEEKLVLLSISFPEDPAAFNRVVVSMVDVTQREMELKALAEAQAELTKASKAATVGAMSASLAHELNQPLGAIVVNSQTLLRWLDRDPPDLAAVRRSAERMIRDSQRASEIIQNTRNLLSPSNNKLEDVSVEGLIDETMALMEHELQRSGTTLLMETSSRLPSVSAVKIELQQVLINLITNAIQAMDEAASPERTITIAAERPDVEHVCVAVRDTGPGITDDAKEKLFAPFFTTKETGMGMGLSICRTTLEARGGTLDGNNHPEGGAVFEMRLLIKPEVEYA